The following coding sequences lie in one Thermodesulforhabdaceae bacterium genomic window:
- a CDS encoding CoA transferase, translated as MADPREVRLEDLPGPKSREELEDMKAPYEEYCRKIFDVGNEFIKPGALEGIRWLSCTMYIFTPHSVANLGELGAEIIKVEFPRVADPMRHTSPFNECYFYPLHDTRPKSGTGIGVLNANVNEYYISLDYHRKEAQEVLYKLVKMSDGLTECYRPGTFDKWKQSYRYLQEINPRFIYVWGGGFGYGPKAFGGSYDILGQAHAGLASITGFHEDFGGHPVKHSNWCIDWYSGTQITVAVLAALYWRRKTGLGTMIEFSQVQAATRCLGYGVPLYGRFGVVRQRWGNWDTMLCVHGIIICGKSDYPDEKNPQLRNEARYVMVSAFNDPDFKELCSVIKRMDLYEKYKTHNERVRAEAQVEIYREIEKWAADKSRSEVVRILTEAGILAMPVKNDKEVYESEHFRQRGTVRWMDDPMLGDVIAQSTYSTGLFSETPRRKFWDFRPVGADNIKIYHELLGYPISTIQEWYEKGII; from the coding sequence ATGGCAGATCCAAGAGAAGTCAGACTGGAGGACCTTCCTGGTCCCAAGAGCCGTGAAGAACTTGAGGATATGAAGGCTCCCTATGAAGAATATTGCAGAAAGATATTCGACGTAGGGAATGAGTTTATAAAGCCGGGTGCCCTTGAAGGCATCAGATGGCTTAGCTGCACAATGTATATATTCACGCCTCACTCGGTGGCAAACCTCGGTGAATTAGGTGCGGAAATCATTAAAGTTGAATTTCCGCGAGTCGCCGACCCGATGAGGCACACTTCTCCTTTCAATGAATGTTATTTCTATCCGCTCCATGACACCCGTCCCAAGTCCGGAACGGGTATTGGAGTGCTCAATGCCAATGTAAACGAATATTACATTTCGCTTGATTATCACCGCAAAGAAGCACAGGAAGTCCTTTACAAACTGGTGAAAATGAGTGATGGACTCACCGAATGTTATCGCCCAGGAACATTCGATAAGTGGAAACAGAGCTACCGCTACCTTCAGGAAATAAACCCCAGATTTATCTACGTATGGGGTGGTGGCTTTGGCTATGGTCCTAAAGCCTTTGGAGGTTCATACGACATCCTTGGACAAGCTCATGCAGGGCTTGCAAGTATTACAGGATTTCACGAAGACTTTGGTGGTCACCCGGTAAAGCATTCCAACTGGTGTATCGACTGGTATTCCGGGACTCAGATTACCGTGGCAGTCCTTGCAGCTCTTTACTGGCGGAGAAAAACAGGGCTTGGAACCATGATTGAATTTTCTCAGGTTCAAGCAGCAACCAGATGTCTCGGATACGGTGTGCCTTTGTATGGACGGTTTGGAGTTGTGAGACAGCGTTGGGGTAACTGGGATACCATGCTCTGCGTCCACGGTATTATAATCTGCGGAAAATCTGACTATCCCGATGAAAAGAATCCACAGCTCCGAAATGAAGCCCGCTATGTGATGGTGAGCGCCTTCAACGATCCCGACTTCAAAGAACTCTGCTCGGTCATTAAGAGAATGGATCTTTATGAAAAGTATAAGACTCATAATGAGCGCGTAAGGGCTGAAGCTCAGGTGGAAATTTACCGTGAAATAGAAAAATGGGCTGCCGATAAATCTCGTTCTGAGGTTGTTCGCATCCTGACCGAAGCCGGCATTCTTGCAATGCCTGTAAAGAACGATAAGGAAGTGTATGAATCTGAACACTTCCGTCAAAGAGGCACCGTCAGGTGGATGGATGACCCAATGCTCGGTGATGTAATAGCTCAAAGCACTTACAGCACAGGGTTGTTCTCTGAAACTCCAAGAAGGAAATTCTGGGATTTCAGACCTGTTGGTGCTGATAATATTAAAATCTATCATGAGTTGCTTGGTTATCCGATTAGCACCATCCAGGAATGGTATGAAAAGGGTATCATTTAA